The following coding sequences are from one Plasmodium coatneyi strain Hackeri chromosome 11, complete sequence window:
- a CDS encoding KIR protein — protein sequence MVTKGQCKLEDLPSKQIYTYFNNDGHKCANSDSKAQQISSILKDKIRDFWIDGDRNYAQRITSAWCLVSTVSTKGETQCDKTCDYFYFWLGDILCNKWGSSSSFKDTMREIYNKLNEQGAHCTYNDMHNTVSRDIFSKRKIIFDYYYDYRTIWKDLKSFKEYCTQVYKSYLDAATTAYRQVQANCGTGNRNNNDDFCKRFKEMFEDNDGKIPKPSELQSKAMREDPASDNEGDEANLDSCLKQLFSVVAASSFGHKETSSHHSPPSQLKSGAAAAGNSTNTVVPIVSSAVTGISLPAAVTFFLYKVITIILAKMNNNNILFIFT from the exons ATGGTGACAAAA GGACAGTGCAAATTGGAagatttaccttccaaacaaatatatacatattttaataatgaCGGACATAAATGTGCAAATAGTGATTCCAAAGCACAACAGATAAGTAGTATTTTGAAGGATAAAATAAGAGACTTCTGGATAGATGGAGACAGAAATTATGCACAAAGAATTACGAGCGCTTGGTGTCTTGTGTCTACAGTGAgtacaaagggggaaacgcAATGTGACAAAACGTGTGATTATTTCTACTTTTGGCTTGGGGATATATTGTGTAATAAATGGGGATCAAGTTCTTCATTTAAGGATACTATGAGGGAAATTTACAATAAATTGAACGAACAGGGCGCTCATTGCACTTACAACGATATGCACAATACCGTTAGCAGGGACATATtcagtaaaagaaaaataatatttgaCTATTATTACGATTACCGAACAATATGGAAGgatttaaaaagttttaaagAGTACTGTACACAGGTATATAAATCCTATTTGGATGCAGCTACTACAGCTTATAGACAAGTACAAGCAAACTGTGGTACAGGAAACcgaaataataatgatgaCTTCTGTAAAAGATTTAAGGAAATGTTCGAGGATAATGATGGTAAAATTCCAAAACCTTCAGAATTGCAGTCTAAAGCTATGAGGGAGGACCCTGCATCCGACAACGAAGGGGACGAAGCAAATCTGGATAGTTGTTTGAAACAACTGTTTTCAGTAGTTGCTGCATCATCATTTGGGCACAAAGAAACGTCCTCACATCATTCACCACCATCGCAGCTGAAGagtggtgctgctgctgctgggAACAGCACCAACACCGTCGTTCCAATCGTATCTTCTGCAGTGACCGGAATAAGCCTACCAGCAGCTgtcactttcttcctatacAAAGTAATCACAATTATAttagcaaaaatgaataataataacattttattcatatttactTAA